TCCTTGTTCAGGACGGCTTTTAATACAAGCTTCGTATCAATCTGACCTTTCATAACTACATCAGCGTACCCTTCTGAAACTGATTTAACCGCTTCTGTCGCTGTCAAACTTTGGTCGGATACGTGCTTCAGTTCAATCCGTTTATCCGAAAGATCTAATTCAACCGCTTCAGCTATGCGTTGAATCTCACTTTCTTCTCCCACTAGTAAAAAATTTGCAAGGTCATGTTCAATTGCATGTTTTACTGCTGTTAATACTTCCTTGTCAGCCGCCTGGGCAACGGCTACCCTCTTTTTTGATTGTTGATCGACTTTTTCGAGTATGTCCTGCAATTTCATAAAAACTCACCTTCCCATTACTCTCACATTACTACTTATGCAAAAAGCATGCCAACTTTATTGTTTTGAAAACGCTTTTTTATCCGTGATTTAACCTGCAATATATTGCGTACTATGAAAAATCTTGCATGCTAGATTTGTCAATGCCGAACTTATCAAGCTTATAATACAAATTCCGGATAGAAATACCAAGAACTTTAGCTGTTTTGGTTTTATTACCTTCACATGATCTAAAAGCGTCTTCAATGACCTTCCTCTCATATTCCTCAAGAGATGATTGCAAAGTTTGCCCTTCCCACTCCTCAGAGGGGACACTCTTTAAAGAGGGATACTTCGGATGTTCAAAGAGCTCGGGCAAATGAGACAGCTGCACCTCTTCCTCATTCATGCTCATGTAAATCATAGCTCTCCCTACGATATTCTCAAGCTCCCTTACATTCCCCGGCCAATTATAGTTCTCCAGGTAACGAAGAGCTTCCCTAGAAATCTCATTCACGTTCCGCCCATAATCCTGGTTGATCTTGTGGATTAAATGGTGGACCAAGGAAGAGATATCAACCTTTCTTTCTCTGAGCGGCGGGATAAAAATCGGCAAACGGTTCAAACGGTAAAAGAGATCTTCTCTAAAGCTTTTATCCATAATGGCCTTCTCCATCTTTACGTTTGTTGCTGCAATGACACGAACATCTATGGATACAGGCTTCGTTCCCCCAACACGTACAATTTCATTCTCTTGCAGAACCCGCAATAACTTAGCCTGCATCGGGAGGGATAATTCTCCAATTTCATCCAGAAAGATACTCCCGTGATTCGCCTCTTCAAAATACCCACGTTTACCACCACGTTTCGCTCCTGAAAAAGCCCCCTCTTCATACCCAAACAATTCACTTTCTAATATCGATTCAGCAATCGCAGCACAATTGACTCGAATAAATTTATTATGCCGACGATTACTTTCATTATGAATCGCATGAGCAAACAACTCTTTCCCTGTACCAGATTCGCCACGAAGCAGAACCGTAGCAGGTGTTTTTGCCCCAACTTTCGCCTGCTCTAAAGCAAGCGTCATCTCAGGAGAATCACCAATGATGTCATCAAAGGTATATTTCGCCTCAAGACTTCGTATAATTTGTCTGGCCTTCCTCAGCTCAGTCGTCAGGGATTGAATTTCAGAAACGTCATGCAAAACCCCAACGCTTCCTTTCAGCTTTCCATCAACAATAACCGGAGCCACATTAACAAGCACTTCCTTATTAGCAGGACCCACGCTCATCCGCACACCTCGCACCGCTCGTCTCGTCTGTAGAACGCGCATGTGCATGCTCTCACCCTCTGAGATATCAGCCGTCGCAGGCTTTCCGACGATCTCCTTTTCTGTGAGTCCTGTAATACGTGTATAAGCAGGATTAATCATGATCCCCATTCCATTTTCATCCACCACAGAGATTGCTTCTTCCGATGACTGGATAATCGCTTCTAGCATGGTTTTCACTTCTTTTAGATCCGTGACCTCCTCTGCTAGGTCCACAACTTCCGTTATATCATTGAAAACCGCAAAAGCTCCTAACACTTCTTGATTAGAACCTATAATAGGAATCCTCGTCGTAATAATCTTTCGGCCATTTTCAAGTTCAAGCTTTTGATTCACTTCTTTACGCCTTACTCTCAGAATGTGAGACAACCTCGACGTAGGAATAATTTCTTGAATCGGTTTATTCACCGCTTCTTTCCTCGTCGTACCTAGAATGCGTTCTGCACTTCTATTCATAAACGTGACGGTTTCCGTACGATCAATCACGATCATGCCATCATGTATGGCACTTAAAATAAGCTCTTGCTTTTGAGTCTGCTGCTTGAGCTCAGACAACAACTCATTCTTTTCTTCTAGCAACTCGGATGTTATGTAAGCCACAGACCCAGGAATAACAACCGTTTTCTTCGACCTCGCCTGAAGCAACTCCTCAAACACAACTTCACTTCCGGTCGCCTCAATAACAATATCAATATCCTCGTTAATATAATCCTTCCAGTCTGTACCCGTCGGGATCTTCTTCTCTTCGGCTAATCGCATCCCCGGAGCTGACGCTTCTGTATCCACAACCGCGACAATCTCCATCATTTCCGTTCCACTTAAGAGGGTTAAAAGGGCCGTCCCACCTTTACCTGCCCCTACTACCAACACTCTTTTCATACGCATCAACACCTTGCAATTATTTGCATACTTTCATATTAGGTGAATGTGCACATTTTAGCAAGCGTGACGAGGCTAGGAAGAGTCGCCACTCTCTGATATACTACAATGGGAAAGAACGAAAAGGGGAGAACACACTAATGGCACGGTTTACGGCAATGTTGATCTTATTCATCCCTGGTGCATTAGCTGTATTAGGGTTCAAGCTAATGCGTGACAGCTTATTTGGGATTGTGCACCCTCTTTTACTACAAGTTTGGGTACAATTCGCATTCGGACTAATCGCGTTCCTAGGGGGCCTTGCATTTATAGGTGGCTTTATCCTTTACCGGGACAAGAAGTTAGGAAAGACACAAGGACGATTCAAAAAATAAAGGATGTCCACCATAAAAACCGCCTGGCAAAAGGGCGGTTTTTTTCTTGCATCGTTCCCCTCTAAAAAAAGACGAACAGACCAGAAGGATGTACCTATTCTACATGCTCCATTTAGCCATTGCAATAAAATGATGTTAACTTTCTTAACACAACGCGTTACATTCTACAAGATGTATACAATTTGGTATACTCAAATAAGTGAATTTAAATACAAGGAGGGCGAATATTGGAGAAATATGTAGAAGTTTTTAAACAGCAGTATCCATTTACCATGCTCACCGAAGCACAATACGAGCGGGTTTTTACTGGAGCTACTGTAAATTCATATAAAAAGAACCAATTCATCTTTCATGAAGATGAAAAAGAAGAAGAAAGCGATATTTACTTCGTACTGAATGGATTAGCTAAGAACATTCTTCATAGATCAAATGGAAAGCAACTTTCCATACGATATTATTATCCCGGGGACCTTGTTGGGATCATGATGATGCTTACAAGCGGGGAAATGAAATTTAGTGTCCAGGCCATTGAAGAAACAAAAGCTATTCGATTCAAGAGGGAACGATTCGTAGAAATTATGTCTGAGAATCAAGCCTTTTCAAATATCGTACTAGAAGGTATAAGCAATCTAATGAAAAGCTTGTATCACGAGGTAAAATACAAGACGAGTGAACTGGACGATTCAAGCTATGATCGCGATTTGTTTAAACAACGGGCTGTATCGTACTCAGAGACCCCAACCGTCATCCATCGAAACGCTTCCGTGGCAGAAGCCGTTAAAATGATGAAAGATGAAAAAGCAGGCGGATTAATCGTTTGCGGAGATGAGCAGGAACTAATTGGTGTTTTTAACTATCAGGATTTAATTCTTGCTTATTTACAAGAAGACTTTGATGGTCGAATAGAAGACTATTTAAATGAAGATCCTTATGCCGTTAATGACCAGGACTTCATTTATGATGCATTGTCTTATTTAAAACATAATCCAGCAGCGATTATTCCAGTTCTTCATCGCCAGCAGGTTGTTGGTCTTTTACGACAAACCTCTTTCTTAAAAATGCAGAATTCTATTTATTTTGATTTGCGTTATCAAATTGGAAAAGCCAAGTCATTAGAGGAACTAACGAGTTTATCCCCTCGCTACAATCGAGCTTTTCAGCAATTCGTTTCCCAATTATTGGACGACAACATGTTTGCTTACGACATTTGCGAGTTAATCTCAAGCTACAATGACGAGTTGCATAAACAAATATTACACCTCGCAGAAGAAGATATGGTTGAAGAAGGCTATGGCACACCTCCGATCAACTACTGTTTCATTGTTATGGGAAGCGAGGGAAGAAAAGAGCAGGCATTCAGCACAGACCAAGATAACGGGATGATCCTTGACGATTATGAACACCTTGAAAATAAAGACGAAATTGAAACATTCTTTAAGATTTTCTCTGAAAAAGTGAATTACATGTTAGAAACCTGCGGATTCCCACTTTGTTCCGGAGGCATCATGGCTAAAGAAAAGAAATGGCGCAAATCGTTAAATGAATGGCATACTTCCATTCAAGAATGGCTTGAGAAGATGGACGCTGAGGAAATCAGAGACTTTACGATCTTTATGGATTTCAGACCCATTGTTGGTGATTTCTCTTTGGCGTATGATTTAAGAGAATTTGTCACGAAGAAAATCCAGCGATCCTTGACCCTTCAGCAGCTTCTTATGAAGGATACGCTTCGTTTCCGCGTACCTATTCAACCATTTGGCCGCATACACGGGACAGGTCGTTCCAAAGTATTGAATTTAAAAAAGGGCGCTATTATGCAAATTGTGAATGCTGTTCGGATTTATACAGTGAAATACGGTATTGATGATGTAAATACGATAAAGCGTTTAGAAACACTACGAAAATACGAGCGCTTCCACCCAAGAGATACTGAAAATGCCAAGCTCGCTCTTCACCGTTTGTTGAGCTTCCGGTTAAAGCGAAACTTACAACAAATTCAGTTACAAGAAACGTTAAATAATGATATAAGCGTTATGTCTTTAACGAAAGAGGAAAAGAAAACGTTACGGGAATCTCTTCTGATTGCCAAACGCTTACAACAAGTTCTTGAGCTAAGTTACAACCGAAATCGGGTGGTATAACGTGCTACCAATGGACCTTGAGATCTTGAAATATATTCTTTTTGAGAAACATATGTATGCTTATAAGTTACGCCCGTATTTAAACACACAGAAATATCAAGAACTGTACGAAAAGCTCTTGAACCGAGAGCACAATGAAGAGTTGCTTAAGAAACCGATTCAAGAAGCTCCTTTTACGATTTTCGACCTAGAAACGACAGGATTATTACCTGAACTAGGCCATGAAATCATATCGATTGGGGCCATTCGAATCCAAGGCACGAATCATGTTTCTTACGAACGTTTCCATGAATATGTCCGCCCCATACGTCCGGTTCACCAACGAACACTAAACTTGACAGGCATGACTCGGCACGACCTTCGCGGGGGCAAAACATTCATAGAAGCCTATGATGCATTCATGGAGTTTAGTAAAGACAGCATTCTTGTGGCTTACCCTGCTGCCTTTGATATGAAGTTCTTGCAAACCATGCTCAAACGATGGAAACTTCCAATCGACACACCTCCTTCCATTGATGCTCAAAAACTTGTGAAGAACATGTACCCGCGTCATAAGCATCAACTTGATTCAATGATCAACTCGTTTGGCATTACTCAGTTAGAAAGACACCATGCATTAAACGATGCGATTATGACTGCTGAACTGTTTCAAAGAATACTGCATGATATAGAAGAATTCGGTATAAAAACAGTAGAAGAAGGCATGAATTGGGCCGAAGGGAAATAGAACACTCTCTACTACAAAAAAGAATGACAAACAAAAAGAGCTTGGGACCCCCAAGCTCTTTTCAATTTGTAGCTATTATCTTATTCTTCTTCAAAGAAAGCCTGATAAAGAGAGCGCACAGCATCTTCGAGGCGATCTGCTTTAATTCCAAACATCATAGAAACCTCAGAAGAACCCTGGTTAATCATCTCAATATTAACAGACGCAGAAGCAAAAGCTTGCGCCGCTTTACTTGAAACACCAATCGTACTATCCATTCCCTCTCCAACAATCATTATCATAGCCAGATCCCGTTCAATCGTGACCATATCAACTCTAAGCTCTTCTTCAATTCGTTTAACGATGACCGCTTCTTTCTCAGGAGTTAACTGATCACTTCGCATAATCACAGACATATCATCTATTCCAGATGGTGCATGCTCAAAAGAAATATCCTCTTCTTCTAAAATTTCTAATAAGTGCCGTCCAAATCCTTTTTCACGGTTCATTAAGTATTTACTTACATACAAACTTAAAAAGCCTTCGTCACTAGCAATACCTACTACAGGCTTACCGTTTGTACTCGTACGCTCAGCAGAAATGATCGTTCCTTTACGATCAGGGTGATTGGTATTCTTTATACTTACTGGAATACGGGCCTTGAAAGCAGGAATCAGCGCTTCATCATGAAACACAGAAAATCCAGCATAAGAAAGTTCACGCATTTCTTTATACGTTAGCTCTACAATTTCTTTTGGATTCGGTACGATATTCGGATTAACACAATATACAGAATCTACATCTGTAAAGTTCTCATACAGCGAAGCTTGAATGCCTGCAGCTACAATGGAACCTGTTATATCAGAGCCTCCCCGAGGAAATGCCATTAACTGATCATCAATGGTATATCCAAAAAATCCAGGGATAACTAAAATTTCATCACGTTTACGGAGTTCATAAAGTCGCTCATAACTCTCTTCAAGAACCTGAGCACGACCTGGTTCATTGCTCACAATAATACCTGCTTCTTTCGGATGAACATAAGATGCTTTATGCCCGAGAGATGTTAAGTACTGACTTAGCACTTTAGCTAACGTATCCTCACCCGCTGCTTTTAAAGCATCCATTCGGTGTGTATAAATGGTTTCACCCGTTA
The nucleotide sequence above comes from Pontibacillus chungwhensis. Encoded proteins:
- a CDS encoding sigma 54-interacting transcriptional regulator, yielding MKRVLVVGAGKGGTALLTLLSGTEMMEIVAVVDTEASAPGMRLAEEKKIPTGTDWKDYINEDIDIVIEATGSEVVFEELLQARSKKTVVIPGSVAYITSELLEEKNELLSELKQQTQKQELILSAIHDGMIVIDRTETVTFMNRSAERILGTTRKEAVNKPIQEIIPTSRLSHILRVRRKEVNQKLELENGRKIITTRIPIIGSNQEVLGAFAVFNDITEVVDLAEEVTDLKEVKTMLEAIIQSSEEAISVVDENGMGIMINPAYTRITGLTEKEIVGKPATADISEGESMHMRVLQTRRAVRGVRMSVGPANKEVLVNVAPVIVDGKLKGSVGVLHDVSEIQSLTTELRKARQIIRSLEAKYTFDDIIGDSPEMTLALEQAKVGAKTPATVLLRGESGTGKELFAHAIHNESNRRHNKFIRVNCAAIAESILESELFGYEEGAFSGAKRGGKRGYFEEANHGSIFLDEIGELSLPMQAKLLRVLQENEIVRVGGTKPVSIDVRVIAATNVKMEKAIMDKSFREDLFYRLNRLPIFIPPLRERKVDISSLVHHLIHKINQDYGRNVNEISREALRYLENYNWPGNVRELENIVGRAMIYMSMNEEEVQLSHLPELFEHPKYPSLKSVPSEEWEGQTLQSSLEEYERKVIEDAFRSCEGNKTKTAKVLGISIRNLYYKLDKFGIDKSSMQDFS
- a CDS encoding DUF2627 domain-containing protein yields the protein MARFTAMLILFIPGALAVLGFKLMRDSLFGIVHPLLLQVWVQFAFGLIAFLGGLAFIGGFILYRDKKLGKTQGRFKK
- a CDS encoding DUF294 nucleotidyltransferase-like domain-containing protein, which produces MEKYVEVFKQQYPFTMLTEAQYERVFTGATVNSYKKNQFIFHEDEKEEESDIYFVLNGLAKNILHRSNGKQLSIRYYYPGDLVGIMMMLTSGEMKFSVQAIEETKAIRFKRERFVEIMSENQAFSNIVLEGISNLMKSLYHEVKYKTSELDDSSYDRDLFKQRAVSYSETPTVIHRNASVAEAVKMMKDEKAGGLIVCGDEQELIGVFNYQDLILAYLQEDFDGRIEDYLNEDPYAVNDQDFIYDALSYLKHNPAAIIPVLHRQQVVGLLRQTSFLKMQNSIYFDLRYQIGKAKSLEELTSLSPRYNRAFQQFVSQLLDDNMFAYDICELISSYNDELHKQILHLAEEDMVEEGYGTPPINYCFIVMGSEGRKEQAFSTDQDNGMILDDYEHLENKDEIETFFKIFSEKVNYMLETCGFPLCSGGIMAKEKKWRKSLNEWHTSIQEWLEKMDAEEIRDFTIFMDFRPIVGDFSLAYDLREFVTKKIQRSLTLQQLLMKDTLRFRVPIQPFGRIHGTGRSKVLNLKKGAIMQIVNAVRIYTVKYGIDDVNTIKRLETLRKYERFHPRDTENAKLALHRLLSFRLKRNLQQIQLQETLNNDISVMSLTKEEKKTLRESLLIAKRLQQVLELSYNRNRVV
- a CDS encoding 3'-5' exonuclease is translated as MDLEILKYILFEKHMYAYKLRPYLNTQKYQELYEKLLNREHNEELLKKPIQEAPFTIFDLETTGLLPELGHEIISIGAIRIQGTNHVSYERFHEYVRPIRPVHQRTLNLTGMTRHDLRGGKTFIEAYDAFMEFSKDSILVAYPAAFDMKFLQTMLKRWKLPIDTPPSIDAQKLVKNMYPRHKHQLDSMINSFGITQLERHHALNDAIMTAELFQRILHDIEEFGIKTVEEGMNWAEGK
- a CDS encoding aspartate kinase — encoded protein: MKVAKFGGSSVASAEQLKKVASIITSDPQRKCVVVSAPGKRHSGDTKVTDLLIQLAERSYNGEDYETVLSLVLDRFDEILAELSLSKEVLGQVEDQLRSIVTGETIYTHRMDALKAAGEDTLAKVLSQYLTSLGHKASYVHPKEAGIIVSNEPGRAQVLEESYERLYELRKRDEILVIPGFFGYTIDDQLMAFPRGGSDITGSIVAAGIQASLYENFTDVDSVYCVNPNIVPNPKEIVELTYKEMRELSYAGFSVFHDEALIPAFKARIPVSIKNTNHPDRKGTIISAERTSTNGKPVVGIASDEGFLSLYVSKYLMNREKGFGRHLLEILEEEDISFEHAPSGIDDMSVIMRSDQLTPEKEAVIVKRIEEELRVDMVTIERDLAMIMIVGEGMDSTIGVSSKAAQAFASASVNIEMINQGSSEVSMMFGIKADRLEDAVRSLYQAFFEEE